In a single window of the Thiohalophilus sp. genome:
- a CDS encoding FixH family protein, whose amino-acid sequence MTDILYSLLGGVIAIAVGFALLYRFSRLDGKMVAVVVALLVVGIYMPLVIIKWPGADVFAIHLAIYLVTVYVLGIISSQRDARRKAGESERWFHWGPAAIVIFFMVVIAVNSVYILMAQKGLDNKATHWLLPEPRAGGEVSSRFPGTVARDFRKQQDEFNQFQQRIQEQEARAWQIQKGWLGEALARQPSRFKLRVLDRDGTPIGDAEVSGVFLRPGDSRLDQPFAMQPQAGEPGSYLADLVLPEAGRWELLLQVRRGKETHEIKATTRVEAAR is encoded by the coding sequence ATGACAGATATTCTGTATTCCCTGCTCGGTGGTGTCATTGCCATTGCCGTCGGCTTCGCCTTGCTGTATCGCTTCAGCCGGCTGGACGGCAAGATGGTGGCTGTCGTCGTTGCCTTGCTGGTGGTGGGTATTTATATGCCCCTGGTGATTATCAAGTGGCCGGGCGCCGATGTGTTTGCCATCCACCTGGCAATCTATCTGGTCACGGTCTATGTGCTGGGGATCATCAGCAGCCAGCGCGACGCGCGACGCAAAGCGGGTGAGTCAGAACGCTGGTTTCACTGGGGACCGGCGGCGATCGTGATCTTTTTCATGGTGGTCATCGCCGTCAATTCCGTCTACATCCTGATGGCGCAAAAAGGCCTGGACAACAAGGCAACGCACTGGCTGCTGCCCGAGCCGCGCGCCGGCGGCGAGGTCAGTTCCCGCTTCCCCGGCACGGTGGCGCGTGATTTTCGCAAGCAGCAGGATGAGTTCAACCAGTTTCAGCAACGCATCCAGGAACAGGAGGCCCGTGCCTGGCAGATTCAGAAAGGCTGGCTGGGCGAGGCCCTGGCCAGGCAACCGTCCCGCTTCAAACTGCGGGTGCTCGACAGAGACGGCACGCCGATCGGCGATGCCGAGGTCAGTGGCGTGTTCCTTCGCCCGGGCGACAGCCGGCTGGATCAGCCGTTTGCGATGCAGCCGCAGGCCGGGGAACCCGGCAGTTACCTGGCCGACCTGGTGCTGCCCGAAGCCGGCCGCTGGGAGCTGTTGCTGCAAGTGCGTCGGGGTAAGGAAACCCACGAGATCAAGGCCACGACCCGGGTCGAGGCCGCGCGCTGA
- a CDS encoding cbb3-type cytochrome oxidase subunit 3, with the protein MVHSGDAKTFLLFLFFFTFIGIVLYVYASRKRGRRLESYKNIPFEDDDVAHRKDTDNE; encoded by the coding sequence ATGGTACATTCAGGAGACGCGAAAACGTTTCTGTTGTTCCTGTTCTTTTTTACATTTATCGGCATCGTTTTATATGTATATGCAAGCCGTAAGCGCGGCCGTCGACTTGAGTCATACAAGAATATTCCGTTTGAAGATGATGATGTAGCCCATCGCAAGGATACAGACAATGAGTAA
- a CDS encoding SCO family protein, which yields MQNMNVSNEQRNKGRRDFLLLVAVFFLPIIIVLVLYFNLDKWDIGGERNHGDLIQPPRQLEDVVLTDIQDKAFRFSDVRDKWLMIHFGGAGCDQACRDELYLMRQIRLAQGGDRQRIVRIHISTGGKPKESLHAVLADHPELKVVYGDASDLQKVVSQFQHDVGAGPTVQEMYLADPRGFLMMSYPEDYDPKGMIKDLERLLKFARSG from the coding sequence ATGCAAAACATGAACGTAAGTAACGAACAGCGTAATAAGGGCCGACGGGATTTTTTATTACTGGTCGCTGTTTTCTTTCTGCCGATTATTATTGTCCTGGTGCTGTATTTTAATCTGGATAAGTGGGATATAGGCGGAGAACGTAACCACGGTGATCTGATTCAGCCGCCGCGTCAGTTAGAGGATGTCGTGCTCACTGATATACAGGACAAAGCGTTTCGCTTTTCGGATGTACGTGATAAATGGCTCATGATCCATTTCGGTGGGGCCGGCTGTGATCAGGCGTGCAGGGATGAATTATATCTGATGCGTCAGATACGTCTGGCCCAGGGTGGTGATCGACAGCGAATTGTACGGATCCATATTTCGACAGGTGGCAAACCCAAAGAAAGCCTGCACGCTGTGTTGGCGGATCATCCCGAGTTGAAGGTGGTATATGGTGATGCATCCGACTTGCAGAAAGTCGTCAGCCAGTTCCAACACGATGTTGGTGCCGGACCGACTGTTCAGGAAATGTATCTGGCAGATCCCCGTGGTTTTCTGATGATGAGTTATCCCGAGGATTACGATCCTAAAGGCATGATCAAGGATCTGGAAAGGTTATTGAAGTTTGCGCGATCAGGATAA
- the cyoE gene encoding heme o synthase, translating into MGETVKQSEVRPEIFRLWCDYYTLCKPKVVALIVFTAIVGMFLSVPGMVPWQPLIFGTLGIGLAAASAAAINQIVDQKIDAEMQRTSKRPLPSGTITNKQALLFSALLGIASMVILVYLVNPLTAVLTLLSLIGYAFIYTMYLKRATPQNIVIGGAAGAAPPVLGWTAVTGQIHPDSLLLFLIIYTWTPPHFWALAIHKREEYAKVDVPMLPVTHGVQFTRLHVLLYTIIMFGITLLPFATRMSGWLYFIGAIILGGVFLYYAIRMQSDKDTKIAIKTFGYSIVYLMGLFALLLIDHYVPLLLLLLT; encoded by the coding sequence ATGGGGGAGACCGTCAAACAGTCTGAAGTCCGCCCGGAAATTTTCCGGCTGTGGTGTGACTACTATACCCTGTGCAAGCCCAAGGTTGTGGCATTGATCGTGTTTACGGCCATTGTCGGCATGTTTTTGTCCGTGCCGGGAATGGTGCCATGGCAGCCGCTGATCTTCGGCACCCTGGGAATCGGTCTGGCCGCGGCCTCGGCGGCGGCGATTAACCAGATTGTGGATCAGAAGATCGACGCCGAGATGCAACGGACCTCGAAACGTCCCTTGCCGTCCGGCACCATTACCAATAAACAGGCGTTATTGTTTTCCGCTCTGCTGGGGATTGCTTCGATGGTAATCCTGGTTTATCTGGTCAACCCGCTGACCGCCGTGCTGACCCTGTTGTCCCTGATCGGTTACGCCTTCATTTATACTATGTATCTGAAACGGGCCACGCCGCAGAACATCGTCATCGGCGGCGCCGCCGGTGCCGCGCCGCCGGTACTGGGCTGGACCGCAGTGACCGGGCAGATCCATCCCGACAGCCTGTTGTTATTCCTGATTATCTACACCTGGACGCCACCCCATTTCTGGGCACTGGCTATCCACAAACGGGAGGAATACGCCAAGGTGGATGTGCCGATGTTGCCGGTGACCCACGGGGTGCAGTTCACCCGCCTGCATGTCCTGCTATACACCATTATTATGTTCGGCATCACCCTGTTGCCGTTTGCGACCCGGATGAGCGGCTGGCTCTATTTTATCGGCGCGATTATCCTGGGCGGGGTTTTCCTCTACTATGCAATCCGCATGCAGTCGGACAAGGATACGAAGATCGCGATCAAGACATTTGGTTATTCCATCGTGTATTTGATGGGGCTGTTTGCGCTGTTGCTGATCGATCACTATGTCCCGCTGTTACTCCTGCTACTGACATAA
- the ccoO gene encoding cytochrome-c oxidase, cbb3-type subunit II, with protein MKHETIETNAGWLIVLTLIVISIGGLVEIVPLYLIDDTVEEVKVAGKDTVRPYTPLELRGRDLYLREGCYTCHSQMVRPFRDEALRYGHYSLAAESKFDHPFQWGSKRTGPDLARVGDKYSNEWHVQHLVAPRSVVPESIMPNYPWLLENKLNYKDVADRMRALKMVGVPYSETEAAYQANVERFGEEVARKLDINAATENLVAQANQGNYDGNPMVISEMDALVAYLQVLGTMVDFNQFEDGYFVQFR; from the coding sequence ATGAAACATGAAACTATAGAAACCAATGCCGGCTGGCTTATCGTTCTGACGCTGATCGTTATTAGCATTGGCGGGTTGGTCGAAATCGTCCCGCTATATCTGATCGATGATACGGTGGAAGAGGTCAAGGTGGCCGGTAAGGATACTGTTCGCCCTTATACACCGCTTGAACTGCGTGGTCGCGATTTGTATCTGCGCGAAGGCTGCTATACATGCCATTCGCAGATGGTTCGCCCCTTCCGTGATGAGGCTTTGCGTTACGGACATTATTCGCTGGCAGCCGAATCCAAGTTTGATCACCCGTTCCAGTGGGGCTCCAAGCGTACCGGTCCGGACCTGGCTCGTGTAGGTGATAAATACTCCAATGAATGGCATGTTCAGCATCTGGTTGCACCGCGATCGGTCGTTCCTGAATCTATCATGCCGAACTATCCCTGGTTGCTGGAGAATAAGCTCAATTACAAGGATGTCGCGGACCGGATGCGCGCATTGAAGATGGTCGGTGTGCCGTATTCGGAAACCGAAGCGGCATATCAGGCCAATGTCGAGCGATTTGGGGAAGAAGTCGCCCGGAAACTGGATATCAACGCGGCAACAGAGAACCTGGTTGCCCAGGCCAATCAGGGCAATTACGACGGTAATCCGATGGTGATCAGCGAAATGGACGCTCTGGTTGCCTATTTACAGGTGCTGGGGACCATGGTTGATTTCAACCAGTTCGAAGACGGCTACTTTGTACAGTTCCGCTGA
- the ccoP gene encoding cytochrome-c oxidase, cbb3-type subunit III codes for MSKDKTQKTVQTTGHAWDGDLQEFNNPLPTWWLWAFYATVVFAIIYWILYPTLPIGDTYTKGAFNDITYTTEDGKTETTHWNTRALFEKEMQEAREAQAKYVEQLSQASYQEIQSDPEQSGFAFSMAKVLFADNCAACHQTGGNGVIGMYPNLIDDAWLWGGSFEQIEQTIREGRQGNMPGFKGQLSSQQTGDVSAYVLSLSGHDMAEDEISRGEQIFAANCAVCHGEDAKGKTMMGSANLIDSIWTIVNIPAAGSLEQKKSAVMQLVRNGKSRHMPAWKARLSDTEIKILTYYVHEMGGGK; via the coding sequence ATGAGTAAAGACAAAACCCAGAAAACAGTTCAGACAACCGGTCATGCCTGGGACGGTGATCTGCAGGAATTTAATAATCCCCTGCCGACATGGTGGCTGTGGGCATTCTATGCCACGGTCGTGTTTGCCATTATTTACTGGATACTTTATCCAACGCTGCCAATTGGTGATACATACACCAAGGGTGCATTTAACGACATCACCTATACGACCGAAGACGGCAAGACAGAGACGACGCACTGGAATACCCGCGCCCTGTTTGAAAAAGAGATGCAGGAAGCCCGGGAGGCGCAGGCCAAATACGTGGAGCAGTTGAGCCAGGCCTCCTATCAGGAGATCCAGTCGGATCCGGAACAGAGCGGTTTCGCTTTTTCCATGGCCAAGGTGCTGTTTGCGGATAATTGTGCGGCCTGTCACCAGACTGGCGGTAATGGCGTTATTGGCATGTATCCCAACCTGATTGATGATGCCTGGCTGTGGGGCGGCTCCTTTGAACAAATTGAGCAAACTATCCGTGAAGGTCGTCAGGGGAATATGCCCGGGTTCAAGGGCCAATTATCATCGCAGCAGACAGGCGACGTCTCTGCCTATGTTTTGAGCCTGTCCGGTCACGATATGGCGGAAGATGAAATTTCCCGCGGGGAGCAGATTTTTGCTGCCAATTGCGCCGTTTGTCATGGTGAAGATGCCAAAGGCAAGACGATGATGGGGTCGGCGAATCTGATCGACAGCATCTGGACCATCGTGAATATCCCCGCTGCTGGAAGCTTGGAGCAGAAAAAATCCGCAGTCATGCAACTGGTGAGAAATGGCAAGTCCCGGCATATGCCGGCCTGGAAAGCCCGTTTGTCGGATACCGAAATCAAGATTCTGACTTACTATGTGCATGAGATGGGTGGCGGCAAATAA
- the ccoG gene encoding cytochrome c oxidase accessory protein CcoG: protein MTQTAYQSRIPIYPRSVKGRFRTIKYAVLTLAYGVYFLLPWLRWARENAPDQAVLFDLAGRHFYLFDLVVYAQDIFWLAGVLIIFALLMFFVTGVAGRVFCGYFCFQTLWTDVYILIERLVQGERNARIKLADAPWSKTKFFKLGMTHVLWLAMAFVTGLTFVLYWGNAPQLVLDFFRGEAPFAAYATTLFLTATTYVMAGLAREQVCTYMCPYARFQGVMFDRDTLIVAYDEQRGEREQGRHKPSKDYMAREARIADKVGDCIDCGYCVQVCPVGIDIRNGLQYQCISCALCIDACDTIMDSIGYPRGLIRYTSQKALEGEKSNPFNLKNLGYALALIAAVGLLTWAISHRDKVELSVAQFRQPMSVTLSDGRIQNRYEIKINNKTSESIRYRISIGGLPQAELDLGGNEEVTVSPEHSLKLMAKVNRRPEIAEQERQSFEFVIRQINSEQPLTTRRTTVFYTPLTR, encoded by the coding sequence ATGACACAAACCGCCTATCAGTCCCGTATCCCGATTTACCCGCGATCCGTCAAAGGTCGTTTTCGCACGATCAAGTATGCGGTACTGACGCTCGCGTACGGGGTCTATTTCCTGCTGCCCTGGCTGCGTTGGGCTCGGGAAAATGCGCCGGATCAGGCCGTGTTGTTCGATCTGGCCGGACGTCACTTTTACCTGTTCGATCTGGTGGTCTATGCCCAGGATATTTTCTGGCTCGCCGGGGTGCTGATTATATTTGCCCTGTTAATGTTCTTTGTGACCGGCGTGGCGGGCCGTGTCTTTTGTGGCTACTTCTGCTTTCAAACCCTGTGGACCGATGTGTACATCCTGATCGAGCGCCTGGTCCAGGGTGAGCGTAATGCCCGTATCAAGCTGGCCGATGCGCCCTGGAGCAAGACCAAGTTTTTCAAGCTGGGGATGACGCACGTTCTATGGCTGGCCATGGCCTTTGTGACCGGCCTGACCTTTGTGCTTTACTGGGGTAATGCGCCACAACTGGTGCTGGACTTTTTCCGCGGCGAGGCACCCTTTGCCGCCTATGCCACCACCTTGTTTTTGACCGCAACCACGTATGTAATGGCCGGGCTGGCTCGTGAGCAGGTCTGTACCTATATGTGTCCCTATGCCCGCTTCCAGGGCGTGATGTTCGATCGTGACACCCTGATCGTCGCTTATGATGAGCAGCGCGGTGAACGCGAGCAGGGGCGGCACAAGCCGTCCAAAGACTACATGGCGCGCGAGGCCCGTATTGCCGACAAGGTGGGCGACTGTATCGATTGCGGTTATTGCGTACAGGTCTGTCCGGTGGGGATTGATATTCGTAATGGCTTGCAATACCAGTGTATCTCCTGTGCCTTATGTATTGATGCCTGCGATACTATTATGGACAGCATCGGTTACCCCCGCGGACTGATCCGCTATACCTCGCAAAAGGCCCTGGAAGGCGAGAAGAGCAATCCCTTCAATCTTAAAAACCTCGGTTATGCCCTGGCTCTGATCGCGGCGGTTGGTCTGTTGACCTGGGCCATATCGCATCGGGACAAGGTTGAGCTGAGCGTGGCCCAGTTTCGCCAGCCGATGTCCGTGACACTGTCCGACGGTCGGATTCAGAACCGTTATGAGATAAAAATCAACAACAAGACCAGTGAGTCGATTCGTTACCGGATCAGTATCGGTGGCCTGCCGCAGGCGGAGCTGGATCTGGGGGGCAATGAAGAGGTCACCGTCAGCCCGGAACACAGTCTTAAACTGATGGCCAAGGTGAATCGCCGGCCGGAAATTGCCGAACAGGAGCGCCAGTCTTTCGAGTTTGTGATTCGTCAGATCAATAGCGAACAGCCGCTGACGACTCGCCGCACTACCGTTTTTTATACACCACTAACGCGCTAA
- a CDS encoding twin transmembrane helix small protein: MLFKAVIVIILVLILLSLASALFSMLRGNQDSTRTVKALTVRIALSIGLLIFIMIGYSLGLISPHALI, encoded by the coding sequence ATGCTTTTCAAAGCAGTCATCGTCATAATTCTGGTACTGATTTTGCTCAGCCTGGCCAGCGCCCTGTTTTCCATGCTCAGAGGCAATCAGGACTCTACCCGTACTGTCAAGGCATTGACCGTGCGGATCGCCCTGTCCATCGGCCTGTTGATCTTCATTATGATCGGCTATTCACTTGGTCTTATTTCACCACACGCGCTCATATAA
- the ccoN gene encoding cytochrome-c oxidase, cbb3-type subunit I, with protein MAHSTAQAAEQYNYDIVRKFTIMTIVWGVLGMFAGLYIASELAWPFLNFDIPEITFGRLRPVHTTLVIFGFGGSALFATSYYVVQRTCQVRLYNDGLANLTFWGWQASIVLAAISYVMGYTQAREYAEMVWPIDILIAVTWVAYFWIYVQTLRRRSQPHIYVANWFFIAFILATALLHIFNNMAVPVSMFSLESYSLHAGVQDAMTQWWYGHNAVGFFLTAAFLGMMYYFVPKQAGRPVYSYRLSIIHFWALIFLYMWVGTHHLHWTAIPDWTSTLAATFSILLLMPSWGGMINGIMTLSGAWDKLRTDPIIRFFIVALSFYGMSTFEGPLMSLKSVNALSHYTDWTIGHVHSGALGWVAMITFGSLYHLIPRLWETKMYSDRLIYLHFWLATIGIVLYITAMWVAGIGQGLLLRAFDEYGNLAYTFIESVAFLHQPYVFRALGGAFFVVGMVLMAFNTYMTIRKANLEGAELEAKLAAKMAKA; from the coding sequence ATGGCCCATTCAACTGCGCAGGCTGCGGAGCAATATAACTACGATATTGTCCGCAAGTTCACCATCATGACGATCGTCTGGGGTGTGCTGGGGATGTTCGCAGGCTTGTATATTGCATCCGAACTTGCCTGGCCCTTTTTGAACTTTGATATTCCGGAAATCACCTTTGGTCGTTTGCGCCCGGTGCATACTACGCTGGTGATTTTCGGTTTTGGGGGCAGCGCATTGTTCGCAACTTCCTATTATGTGGTGCAGCGGACCTGCCAGGTACGCCTGTATAACGATGGCCTGGCGAATCTCACATTCTGGGGTTGGCAGGCATCGATCGTTCTGGCGGCTATCTCCTATGTCATGGGTTATACCCAGGCCCGCGAATATGCGGAAATGGTCTGGCCGATCGACATCCTGATCGCCGTGACCTGGGTGGCCTATTTCTGGATTTATGTTCAGACGCTGCGTCGTCGCAGTCAGCCGCACATTTATGTCGCCAACTGGTTCTTTATCGCCTTTATTCTGGCCACGGCACTGTTACATATTTTCAATAATATGGCCGTGCCGGTCAGCATGTTCAGCCTGGAGTCTTACAGCCTGCATGCCGGCGTTCAGGACGCCATGACCCAGTGGTGGTACGGACATAATGCGGTTGGCTTCTTCCTGACCGCCGCATTTCTCGGGATGATGTATTACTTTGTACCCAAGCAGGCTGGACGTCCGGTTTACTCCTATCGTCTGTCTATTATCCACTTCTGGGCACTGATCTTCCTGTATATGTGGGTCGGTACCCACCATCTGCACTGGACCGCCATTCCGGACTGGACCTCGACGCTGGCTGCAACATTCTCTATTTTGCTGCTGATGCCGTCCTGGGGCGGCATGATCAACGGGATCATGACCCTGTCAGGCGCCTGGGACAAACTGCGCACCGACCCGATTATTCGTTTTTTTATTGTGGCGCTGTCGTTTTACGGCATGTCCACATTTGAAGGTCCGCTGATGTCGCTCAAGAGTGTGAATGCCCTGTCGCACTACACGGACTGGACTATTGGTCACGTACACTCCGGTGCCCTGGGCTGGGTGGCTATGATCACCTTCGGTTCGCTGTACCATCTGATTCCGCGCCTGTGGGAAACCAAAATGTACAGCGATCGGTTGATCTATCTGCACTTCTGGCTGGCAACCATCGGCATCGTCCTGTATATCACCGCGATGTGGGTGGCGGGTATCGGTCAGGGTCTGTTGCTGCGTGCCTTTGATGAGTACGGGAATCTGGCTTACACCTTTATAGAATCCGTTGCCTTCCTGCATCAGCCGTATGTATTCCGTGCGCTGGGCGGCGCGTTCTTTGTTGTCGGAATGGTCTTGATGGCATTCAATACCTACATGACAATCCGTAAGGCGAATCTTGAGGGGGCTGAACTGGAAGCCAAACTGGCTGCAAAAATGGCCAAGGCCTAA
- a CDS encoding cytochrome c oxidase assembly protein: MADKEKTGVSHGKVVRKLTVVVFAMFGFGFALVPLYNMVCDAFGLNGRFLAIQDGSYDAAEGAERGAKLAARTDMDRTVTVQFTTTLNQNLAWEFRTMTRSMELHPGEIKQVKFYAKNKTDKTVVAQAVPSLAPSQAVKYFTKMECFCFNQQTFKPGEAKEMPLVFVVDPDLPKNVNTITLGYTFFDTEKNTRLDDSNAPVVAVAENSRVYLNK, encoded by the coding sequence ATGGCAGATAAGGAAAAAACCGGCGTTTCACACGGCAAAGTGGTCAGGAAACTGACCGTGGTCGTTTTTGCGATGTTCGGTTTTGGATTTGCCCTGGTACCGCTGTACAACATGGTCTGTGATGCGTTTGGCCTCAACGGGCGTTTCCTGGCAATCCAGGATGGAAGCTATGATGCGGCTGAAGGCGCTGAGAGGGGAGCAAAACTGGCGGCAAGAACAGATATGGATCGGACTGTAACCGTGCAGTTCACCACGACACTCAATCAGAATCTGGCCTGGGAATTCAGAACAATGACCCGGAGCATGGAACTTCATCCCGGTGAGATAAAACAGGTGAAGTTTTACGCCAAAAATAAAACGGACAAGACAGTCGTTGCCCAGGCCGTACCCAGCCTGGCACCGTCACAAGCAGTAAAATATTTCACCAAGATGGAGTGTTTCTGTTTTAACCAGCAGACATTCAAGCCGGGAGAAGCGAAGGAAATGCCATTGGTGTTTGTGGTGGATCCGGATCTGCCAAAAAACGTCAATACGATTACTCTCGGCTATACATTTTTTGATACTGAAAAAAACACCAGGCTGGATGATAGCAATGCGCCCGTTGTGGCAGTTGCCGAAAACAGCCGGGTCTATTTGAACAAATAA
- a CDS encoding cytochrome c oxidase subunit 3 has translation MSHAQGSYYLPEPSHWPIVGSVGLFTLLAGFANWLHGGSSLWIIVGAIIVIVMMFGWFGKVISESEGGQYNAQVDTSFRMGMAWFIFSEVMFFAAFFGALFYVRQWAVPWLDGAGNNAMTGELLWPNFQAAWPLMDVPNPEGFDRPKEIVGAWGIPFYNTIILLTSGLTITWAHWGLKKNNRTQLITGLFLTVALGALFVFLQGYEYGHAYTDLNLKLSSGIYGSTFFMLTGFHGLHVTIGAIMLLVMLLRAIKGHFTAKHHFAFEAAAWYWHFVDVVWLGLFIFVYWL, from the coding sequence ATGTCACACGCACAAGGTAGCTATTATTTGCCCGAACCGAGCCATTGGCCGATTGTGGGTTCAGTCGGCCTGTTCACCCTGCTGGCGGGTTTTGCCAACTGGTTACATGGCGGAAGCAGTCTGTGGATAATCGTCGGTGCGATTATTGTCATCGTGATGATGTTCGGCTGGTTCGGCAAGGTCATTTCTGAGAGTGAAGGTGGACAATATAACGCGCAGGTGGATACCTCTTTCCGCATGGGGATGGCCTGGTTCATCTTCTCGGAAGTCATGTTCTTCGCTGCCTTCTTCGGTGCCCTGTTCTACGTTCGTCAGTGGGCGGTGCCGTGGCTTGACGGCGCCGGCAACAATGCGATGACCGGCGAGTTGTTGTGGCCCAACTTCCAGGCGGCTTGGCCGTTGATGGATGTGCCGAACCCGGAAGGTTTTGACAGGCCGAAGGAAATTGTCGGTGCGTGGGGGATCCCGTTCTATAACACGATTATCCTGCTGACCTCCGGACTGACCATCACCTGGGCACACTGGGGTCTGAAGAAAAATAACCGTACACAACTGATTACAGGTCTGTTCCTGACAGTCGCGCTCGGTGCTTTGTTCGTGTTCCTTCAGGGCTACGAATATGGTCACGCCTATACCGATCTGAACCTGAAGCTGTCATCCGGCATCTACGGCTCGACATTCTTCATGCTGACCGGATTTCACGGGTTGCACGTCACCATCGGGGCTATCATGTTGCTGGTGATGTTGTTGCGGGCTATCAAGGGCCACTTTACCGCCAAGCATCACTTTGCCTTTGAGGCGGCGGCCTGGTACTGGCACTTCGTGGATGTTGTCTGGCTTGGCCTGTTTATCTTCGTATACTGGCTATAA
- a CDS encoding SURF1 family protein: MQFGNREFRPRLWPTVATLILLPILLRLGFWQLDRAEEKREIQQRYAEQQARPVVELSRLDPSDEIEYRRATVSGHFATERQILRDNQIHQKRAGYHVITPLRIEDSQQYILVNRGWVDGRLRRDTLPEFETPGKTVTLTGQLKLPGGIGLKLGERSYTDKSWPRVVQWLDIQELEKQTGYTLYPYILRLDENEPYGFVRDWKIVSSEPEQSTSYAVQWFTLALALVLIFIFVNTRKINHAKHERK, from the coding sequence ATGCAATTCGGCAACCGCGAATTCCGGCCCCGCCTGTGGCCGACTGTCGCAACACTCATTCTGTTGCCAATTTTGCTACGGCTGGGGTTCTGGCAACTGGATCGTGCGGAGGAAAAACGCGAGATTCAGCAGCGTTATGCCGAGCAGCAGGCACGGCCTGTAGTAGAGCTGTCTCGGCTTGATCCGAGTGATGAGATAGAATATCGGCGCGCCACGGTTAGTGGGCATTTTGCTACTGAGCGCCAGATTTTGCGGGATAATCAGATCCATCAAAAACGGGCTGGGTACCATGTTATTACGCCGCTGCGGATTGAAGACAGTCAGCAATACATCCTGGTAAATCGTGGCTGGGTGGATGGTCGGCTTCGACGTGACACGTTGCCGGAATTCGAGACACCGGGGAAAACCGTTACCTTGACCGGCCAGCTGAAGCTACCGGGAGGCATTGGCCTGAAACTCGGTGAACGGAGTTATACCGATAAAAGCTGGCCGCGGGTGGTGCAATGGCTGGACATCCAGGAACTGGAAAAACAGACAGGCTACACGCTGTATCCTTATATATTGCGACTGGATGAGAATGAGCCGTACGGATTTGTCAGGGATTGGAAGATTGTCAGTAGTGAGCCTGAGCAGAGTACAAGTTATGCGGTGCAGTGGTTCACCCTGGCACTGGCCCTGGTTTTAATATTTATATTTGTCAACACTAGAAAGATTAACCATGCAAAACATGAACGTAAGTAA
- a CDS encoding COX15/CtaA family protein: MTKETLFARLALIATVLAFCVVVLGAFVRLSDAGLGCPDWPGCYGHLGVPKSEQAVQLANELYPDRPVEAHKAWKEMVHRYFAGILGLLVFTLAFVAWRNRRNPKQAVKLPLFLSILIIFQALLGMWTVTIKLKPVIVMLHLMGGMATLSLLWWLTLRHLNLFSRRRVGIIQQSRLKKLALIGLLVVVGQIMLGGWTSANYAALHCTDFPTCQGKWWPQTDFGEAFTLWHGIGPDYEGGIMSNTARVTVHFTHRLGALVTFLYLGVLGVMLLLGRLGENLPPVGLTLLGVLLLQVSLGIANVLLSLPLGVAVAHNGVGALLLLTLVTLNHLAFKPRRT; this comes from the coding sequence ATGACAAAAGAAACCCTGTTTGCCAGATTGGCGCTGATTGCAACAGTTCTGGCGTTTTGTGTTGTGGTTCTCGGCGCTTTTGTGCGGCTCTCTGATGCCGGTCTCGGGTGTCCCGACTGGCCGGGCTGCTACGGACACCTGGGCGTGCCGAAAAGCGAACAGGCTGTCCAATTGGCTAACGAACTATATCCGGACCGCCCGGTTGAAGCGCACAAGGCCTGGAAGGAGATGGTTCACCGCTATTTTGCAGGCATACTCGGCCTGTTGGTATTTACCCTGGCCTTTGTTGCCTGGCGCAATCGCAGGAACCCGAAGCAGGCCGTCAAGCTGCCGTTGTTTTTGAGCATTCTGATCATCTTCCAGGCTTTGCTGGGAATGTGGACCGTCACCATCAAGCTCAAGCCCGTGATCGTGATGCTGCATCTGATGGGGGGTATGGCAACCCTCTCCTTGTTGTGGTGGCTGACCCTGCGGCACCTGAATCTGTTTTCCCGGCGCCGCGTGGGTATAATACAGCAAAGCCGGTTGAAGAAACTGGCCCTGATCGGTTTGCTGGTGGTGGTGGGCCAGATCATGCTGGGGGGCTGGACCAGTGCCAACTACGCCGCCTTGCATTGCACCGATTTCCCGACCTGTCAGGGCAAGTGGTGGCCGCAAACCGATTTTGGCGAAGCCTTTACGTTGTGGCACGGAATCGGGCCCGACTATGAGGGCGGCATCATGAGCAATACCGCGCGCGTCACGGTGCACTTTACCCATCGCCTCGGTGCGCTGGTCACTTTCCTGTATCTCGGGGTGCTGGGCGTGATGCTGTTGCTGGGGCGACTTGGCGAAAACCTGCCGCCGGTGGGTTTGACCTTGTTGGGCGTATTGTTACTGCAGGTCAGCCTGGGGATTGCCAACGTCCTGTTGTCCCTGCCACTGGGTGTGGCGGTGGCGCATAATGGTGTGGGTGCGTTATTGTTGCTGACCCTGGTGACATTGAACCACCTGGCATTCAAGCCGCGGAGAACGTAA